In the genome of Candidatus Neomarinimicrobiota bacterium, one region contains:
- the murQ gene encoding N-acetylmuramic acid 6-phosphate etherase: MNRKIETIIDTEKMASLTTELRNPNSMKVDALPVPDILELINNEDRQVADAVAKELENIAAAVDLVVESLRSGGSLIYIGAGTSGRLGVLDAAECPPTFSTEPGMVQGIIAGGTDALTRSIEGAEDNPEDGKKAIADKSVNENDVVFGIATSGRTPYVLGALEEAESLGAKTVFLSCNAVEEGNIAADVIITPLVGPEVITGSTRMKSGTATKLVLNMITTTAMIKLGKVYSNLMVDLKAVNNKLVDRACRILETLTGIDYAVAETLLEDAEMNLKTALVMQIAGLKRETALKKLDEAGGIVREAVDLS, encoded by the coding sequence CTTACGACCGAGCTGCGAAATCCGAACAGCATGAAGGTGGATGCATTACCCGTACCGGACATTCTCGAACTGATTAACAATGAAGACAGGCAGGTAGCCGACGCGGTTGCTAAAGAGTTGGAAAATATCGCTGCTGCGGTTGATTTAGTGGTAGAATCTCTCCGATCCGGCGGAAGTTTGATTTATATTGGAGCGGGAACGAGCGGGAGGCTCGGAGTGTTAGACGCAGCTGAATGTCCTCCTACGTTTTCCACAGAACCAGGGATGGTGCAGGGAATCATCGCGGGGGGAACGGATGCTTTGACCCGTTCGATCGAGGGAGCGGAGGATAATCCCGAAGATGGTAAAAAAGCCATAGCAGACAAGAGTGTTAACGAAAATGACGTCGTTTTCGGCATCGCTACAAGCGGACGGACTCCCTATGTACTCGGCGCTCTCGAAGAGGCGGAGAGTCTCGGTGCAAAGACGGTTTTCCTGTCGTGTAATGCGGTCGAAGAAGGAAATATAGCAGCCGACGTAATCATAACGCCGCTGGTAGGTCCTGAGGTAATCACAGGCTCCACGCGGATGAAATCCGGAACGGCAACGAAACTCGTGCTGAACATGATAACCACAACCGCTATGATCAAACTCGGGAAGGTTTACAGTAACCTGATGGTGGACCTCAAAGCGGTGAACAACAAACTCGTAGACAGGGCATGCAGGATTTTAGAAACTCTGACCGGAATAGATTACGCTGTAGCGGAAACGCTCCTCGAAGACGCTGAAATGAACCTGAAAACCGCTCTTGTCATGCAGATAGCCGGTTTGAAAAGGGAAACGGCGCTTAAAAAACTCGATGAGGCGGGAGGGATCGTCAGGGAAGCGGTTGATTTATCGTGA
- a CDS encoding anhydro-N-acetylmuramic acid kinase — MIEILKRLSEKKSRTVAGLMSGTSMDGIDVIITELTGAGVQTGWEIKYFNTYPLPDWVIEKSINGDGGSAKDVCQLNFDIGREFSKSLENALNESGIEASELDLIGSHGQTIYHIDGESTLQVGEPSVLAEAFGVPVIADFRVRDIAAGGNGAPLVPYVDYILFGEEGGKSVLNIGGIANFTILPSGIKSISDISAWDTGPGNMLIDRAAMLASDGDLRYDVDGKLGSEGEVNEKWLKSLMAHPYINKPPPKSAGREDFGKEYFDEIVSSFDISSHQDKLDLVATLTRFTAEAIHSNYKMYAPGNNGISEVVLSGGGVHNPLLTGHLETLFKPMKIKRIDEYGISSDAKEAFAFAVLANEFIAGNRANVPQVTGARGQVLLGKLTI, encoded by the coding sequence GTGATAGAAATTTTGAAAAGACTTTCGGAGAAAAAAAGCCGTACTGTAGCCGGATTGATGAGCGGAACTTCGATGGACGGCATTGACGTAATTATAACCGAGCTGACGGGAGCGGGCGTTCAAACCGGTTGGGAGATAAAATATTTCAATACGTACCCGCTCCCCGATTGGGTAATCGAAAAATCAATCAACGGTGACGGAGGGAGTGCGAAGGATGTCTGTCAACTAAACTTTGATATTGGCAGGGAGTTCTCCAAGAGTCTTGAAAACGCCCTGAACGAGTCAGGCATCGAAGCATCGGAATTAGACCTCATCGGCTCGCACGGTCAGACAATATATCATATAGACGGAGAATCGACTCTGCAAGTCGGCGAGCCGTCCGTTTTGGCAGAGGCATTCGGAGTCCCTGTAATAGCGGATTTTCGGGTGAGAGATATCGCAGCGGGAGGAAACGGCGCGCCGCTCGTCCCATACGTCGATTACATACTCTTCGGCGAAGAGGGAGGGAAATCGGTGCTGAACATAGGCGGAATAGCAAATTTCACGATACTGCCCTCCGGCATTAAAAGCATATCCGATATTTCGGCATGGGATACCGGACCCGGTAACATGCTTATCGACCGGGCAGCGATGCTCGCATCGGATGGAGATTTAAGATATGACGTGGACGGTAAATTAGGTTCCGAAGGTGAGGTTAACGAGAAATGGTTAAAATCACTTATGGCACATCCGTACATAAATAAACCTCCCCCGAAGTCGGCCGGCAGGGAAGACTTCGGTAAAGAATATTTTGATGAAATCGTTTCTTCGTTCGACATTAGTTCTCATCAGGATAAACTGGACCTGGTCGCGACACTGACCCGCTTCACCGCCGAAGCGATACATTCGAATTATAAGATGTACGCACCCGGGAACAACGGGATCAGCGAGGTGGTTCTGAGCGGCGGTGGGGTGCATAATCCTCTGCTGACGGGACATTTAGAAACTCTTTTCAAGCCGATGAAAATAAAAAGAATTGATGAATATGGTATTTCGTCGGATGCAAAAGAGGCATTTGCATTTGCGGTTCTTGCGAACGAGTTTATAGCGGGTAACCGGGCGAACGTGCCTCAGGTAACGGGAGCGCGGGGTCAGGTTCTGCTCGGCAAATTGACGATTTAA
- a CDS encoding phosphomannomutase/phosphoglucomutase, giving the protein MEINPYIFREYDIRGVVSEDFPDDVVELLGRGFGSYVKRKGIEKISLGGDVRLTTDSLKEAFKKGVLSTGVDIIDIGIIPTPVSYYSIHRLNLKGAVQITGSHNPPEFNGFKMTLSTGAVYGKEILAIKDIIDKGEFSGGEGRLEEISITDDYCKDIIGKIELDKTVRIVTDCGNGAAGLVAPKVLREIGCEVDELFTEPDGNFPNHHPDPTVKEYIQVLIDKVKEGNYDFGVAFDGDMDRIGVVDDKGEIIWADYLMALFAEEVLSKEPRTIIFDVKCSQGLVDRIVELGGTPLMYKTGHSLIKEKLRELGEKFAGEMSGHIFFGDEYYGYDDALYVAARLARFISRDGVSLSSKMAKLPQYHSTPEMRLSTTDDRTKFEIAEKAIEYFTKNYECITVDGVRILFGDGWGLVRASNTQPVIVVRFEAKTAERLEEIKEEVIGKLKEFGEIEVE; this is encoded by the coding sequence TTGGAAATAAATCCGTATATATTCAGGGAATACGATATCCGCGGCGTAGTATCCGAAGATTTCCCCGATGATGTTGTTGAACTCCTCGGCAGAGGATTCGGCAGCTACGTAAAAAGGAAAGGTATTGAGAAAATCAGCCTCGGCGGCGACGTTCGATTGACGACTGATTCTCTTAAAGAAGCTTTTAAAAAGGGCGTTCTATCGACAGGAGTTGACATCATAGACATAGGGATCATTCCGACTCCCGTGAGTTATTACAGTATTCACCGATTAAATCTGAAGGGTGCCGTGCAGATTACCGGCAGTCACAATCCGCCTGAATTCAACGGATTCAAAATGACACTTTCTACCGGCGCCGTTTACGGCAAAGAAATTCTGGCAATTAAAGATATAATAGATAAGGGCGAATTCTCCGGGGGAGAGGGTCGTTTGGAGGAGATCAGCATCACGGACGATTATTGCAAAGATATTATCGGTAAGATAGAACTCGATAAAACGGTAAGGATCGTTACCGACTGCGGGAACGGAGCCGCCGGGCTGGTAGCTCCAAAAGTACTGAGAGAGATAGGATGCGAAGTTGACGAGTTGTTTACGGAGCCGGACGGTAATTTCCCGAATCACCATCCTGATCCCACCGTGAAAGAATATATTCAAGTGCTGATCGATAAAGTTAAAGAAGGAAATTACGATTTCGGCGTCGCGTTTGACGGCGACATGGACAGAATAGGAGTAGTGGACGACAAAGGCGAGATAATCTGGGCTGATTACTTGATGGCTTTGTTTGCGGAAGAAGTTCTGAGTAAGGAACCTCGCACAATAATCTTCGACGTAAAGTGCTCGCAGGGATTAGTGGATCGCATAGTGGAATTGGGCGGCACACCGCTGATGTACAAGACAGGTCACTCGTTGATCAAAGAGAAGCTCCGTGAACTGGGCGAAAAATTCGCCGGAGAGATGAGCGGTCACATATTTTTCGGGGACGAATATTACGGATATGATGACGCTCTTTACGTGGCGGCGCGGCTTGCGCGTTTTATATCAAGAGACGGCGTTTCGCTTTCATCAAAAATGGCAAAGCTCCCTCAATATCACTCCACGCCGGAAATGAGGCTGAGCACTACCGATGACAGGACGAAATTCGAGATAGCGGAGAAGGCGATTGAATATTTCACCAAGAACTACGAATGCATTACGGTGGACGGCGTAAGAATCCTGTTCGGGGACGGCTGGG